In Miscanthus floridulus cultivar M001 unplaced genomic scaffold, ASM1932011v1 fs_305_1_2, whole genome shotgun sequence, the following proteins share a genomic window:
- the LOC136531215 gene encoding uncharacterized protein gives MRVHPAPRKRTIAVQRCAAAAAGALGGKKLRRLPHIFAKVLELPFAADADVSVEEDAAALRFVAAAVDGFSPAGGARAHAIEIHPGVTKVVVRGLSSSSGGDAHDDDEDGAAAAFELDRWRFRLPPCTRPAMATATYAQGELVVTVPKGAGPDDGDAAAVLGGTNRVLVLV, from the coding sequence ATGAGGGTCCACCCGGCCCCGCGGAAGCGCACCATCGCCGTGCAGCGCTGCGCCgcagcggcggcgggcgcgcTGGGAGGGAAGAAGCTGCGCCGGCTGCCGCACATCTTCGCCAAGGTCCTGGAGCTGCCCTTCGCGGCCGACGCGGACGTGTCCGTGGAGGAGGACGCGGCCGCGCTGCggttcgtcgccgccgccgtcgacgggTTCTCCCCCGCGGGCGGCGCCCGCGCGCACGCCATCGAGATCCACCCGGGGGTCACCAAGGTCGTCGTCCGGggtctctcctcctcctccggcggcgacgcccacgacgacgacgaggatggggccgccgccgccttcgAGCTCGACCGCTGGCGCTTCCGCCTCCCGCCCTGCACGCGCCCCGCAATGGCCACCGCCACCTACGCCCAGGGCGAGCTCGTCGTCACCGTCCCCAAGGGCGCCGGCCCCGACGACGGCGACGCGGCCGCTGTCCTGGGTGGCACGAACCGCGTCCTCGTGCTTGTATAG
- the LOC136531213 gene encoding FRIGIDA-like protein 4a: MASPAAAPAAKKEGEEGGPVTGDMVSAGFAELERQQQLLATCTRLYQQLADHFGSLERGLAARSEQLRARRRAFDTRTHRALDSLHRREASIDASVSRALDHLHSVSVSASASSKESAAPTPTPSDSAAEEEGLAESLRALCLRMDSAAFLGFVVARRKEADALRAEMPPALKLCVDPAKFVMDAVADVFPVDRREVPRNPADLAWACVLILEAAMPALADPDPDIGAARPLVPRAARERARGMAREWKEAVEKKGGVEGAKPPDAHAFLQHVATFAVAEREDRPLYRRIVVSFSWRRQMPRLALTLGLEEEMADIIEELIAKRQQLDAVNFAYEAGLQEKFPPVPLLKSYLEDSKKTSTAASDNSSTSSGQSGSNANKKEQSTLRAVIKCVEDRKLEAEFPLEDLRKQLEELEKAKTEKKKAASSATSGGSSGPATKRIRASTGGPMPPAKAGRLTNNACVSSFPAPTTFTQSPSHASYAMTSPSHTSYATTSPSHTAYAMSSPSHASYATASPSHPSYAAASPSHTSYATPSPYPYDRLVGHGLYCNRSPPVIREPYVYPAEEVASVNVGIPMPYSTPPMSYPAPYGGYGNGMAAYTNGMAPAFHQAYYR; this comes from the exons ATggcctcgccggcggcggcgccggccgcgaagaaggaaggggaagaaggggggCCGGTCACGGGGGACATGGTCAGCGCGGGCTTCGCGGAGCTGGAGCGCCAGCAGCAGCTGCTGGCCACCTGCACGCGCCTCTACCAGCAGCTGGCCGACCACTTCGGCTCGCTCGAGCGCGGGCTCGCGGCCCGCTCCGAGCAGCTCCGCGCCCGCCGCAGGGCCTTCGACACCCGCACCCACCGCGCGCTCGACTCGCTCCACCGCCGCGAGGCCTCCATCGACGCCTCCGTCTCCCGCGCGCTCGACCACCTCcactccgtctccgtctccgctTCCGCTTCCTCCAAGGAGTCGGCGGCGCCGACCCCCACCCCCTCCGACTCCGCCGCCGAGGAGGAGGGCCTCGCGGAGAGCCTGCGCGCGCTGTGCTTGCGGATGGACTCGGCGGCGTTCCTGGGCTTCGTGGTGGCGCGCCGGAAGGAGGCGGACGCGCTGCGGGCGGAGATGCCTCCCGCGCTCAAGCTCTGCGTGGATCCGGCCAAGTTCGTCATGGACGCCGTGGCCGACGTCTTCCCCGTCGACCGCCGCGAGGTCCCCCGGAACCCCGCCGACCTGGCCTGGGCGTGCGTGCTCATCCTCGAGGCCGCCATGCCGGCGCTCGCCGACCCGGACCCGGACATCGGCGCCGCGCGCCCGCTCGTGCCGCGGGCGGCGCGCGAGCGCGCGCGGGGCATGGCCAGGGAGTGGAAGGAGGCTGTCGAGAAGAAGGGGGGCGTGGAGGGGGCTAAGCCACCCGACGCGCACGCGTTTCTGCAGCACGTGGCCACGTTCGCCGTCGCGGAGAGGGAGGACAGGCCGCTGTACCGCAGGATTGTCGTCAGTTTCTCCTGGCGCCGGCAGATGCCACGCCTCGCGCTCACACTCGGCCTCGAGGAAGAAATGGCTG ATATCATTGAGGAACTAATTGCTAAGAGGCAGCAGCTTGATGCTGTGAATTTCGCTTATGAGGCTGGGCTTCAGGAGAAGTTCCCTCCGGTTCCTCTTTTGAAGTCCTATCTAGAAGACTCTAAGAAGACATCAACTGCTGCTTCAGATAATTCAAGCACCAGCAGCGGCCAATCAGGG AGCAATGCGAACAAGAAAGAGCAGTCTACACTGCGAGCTGTCATTAAGTGTGTTGAGGACCGTAAACTAGAAGCTGAGTTTCCACTGGAGGATCTTCGGAAGCAACTTGAAGAACTGGAGAAAGCCAAGACCGAGAAGAAAAAGGCAGCATCAAGCGCTACcagtggcggcagcagcggccCTGCAACCAAGCGCATCCGTGCGAGCACTGGAGGCCCAATGCCTCCTGCCAAGGCAGGTCGTCTCACTAACAATGCTTGCGTGTCTTCTTTCCCAGCTCCCACCACATTTACCCAGTCTCCCTCCCACGCGTCATACGCCATGACCTCCCCTTCCCATACCTCATATGCCACGACCTCCCCTTCCCACACCGCATACGCCATGTCCTCCCCTTCGCATGCATCATACGCCACAGCCTCCCCTTCCCACCCATCATACGCCGCAGCCTCCCCTTCCCACACATCATACGCCACACCCTCTCCTTACCCTTATGACAGGCTGGTTGGACATGGCCTCTACTGCAACCGGAGCCCACCTGTGATCAGGGAGCCATATGTTTACCCAGCTGAGGAGGTAGCCAGTGTCAACGTCGGCATTCCCATGCCATACTCCACCCCACCCATGAGCTACCCTGCCCCCTATGGTGGTTATGGCAATGGGATGGCAGCTTACACCAATGGAATGGCTCCTGCCTTCCACCAGGCTTACTACCGGTAG